CCTCCAGAATGACCTTCCGCTCCTTCTCCAGATCCTGGGGGTCAAAGCGGGGATGGGAGATGATGTCGGACAGGATGTCCACCGCCTGGGGAAGGTGCTCGTCCAGGACCCTGGCATAGAAGCAGGTCTCTTCCTTGGAGGTGAAGGCGTCCAGATGGCCGCCGATGGATTCCAGGAAGATGGCGATATCCCGGGCGGTGCGGGTCTTGGTTCCCTTGAACAGCAGGTGTTCTATCAGATGGGACAGGCCATTCTCGCTTGACCTCTCATCCCGCGATCCCCGGGCTATCCACAGCCCAACGGCCACCGAGCGCACGTGGGGGATCTTTTCACTTACCAAGGTTATGCCGTTGGGAAGCACCGAATGGTTGTAGATAATGCTCATTTAAATTCGGAAAAATTCTTGATGATGATACATTTTCAGCGGAGCGCCTTCGCCACAGCTACGGCGCTCTAGTATGCTACTTATAAAAGAGTCACCGGACCTTGATATCCTTCAGGCGCAGCTGTAGTTTCTTTTGCCCCTGCCATTCGTTCTCCTCCAGCACAAAGGCCATATCCAGCGTGGCATCGGGATCCTCCACCTCGTCCAACAAATCGCCGAAGGAGAACCCGATGGCATCAAACACCCGCTGTTTCTGCTTGACCTTGAACTTCAGGTGGTTCTTACCAACAATGTACGGGCTCCCCACCACCCGCAGCTGCTGTGAGGCCAGCACCGGATGACGGTTGCCCGGCCCGAAGGGGGCGAATTTAGCAAAGCTCCTGACGGTATTAAAATCCATTTCGTCCAGGTCCACCAGAGCGTCCAGCGCCTGGGTGGGCATCAGGTCATCGCTGGTCAGCGTCTGTTTGGCGATCTGGTTCATCTTCTGGCGGAACTCCGGGATCTTGGCCGCCGCTATGGACATCCCGGCGGCATACTTATGCCCGCCAAAGCTCAACAGATGCTCCTGGCAGCCCTTCAACGCTTCGTGTAAGTGGAAGGCGGCGATGGATCTGGCCGAGCCCTTGCCCTTCTCGCCGTCCACTGCGATCAGGATGGTGGGGCGGTAGAACTGCTCCACCAGCCGGGAGGCTACGATGCCGATGACCCCCTGGTGCCAATTTTCGGATTCCAGCACTATCACCATCTCCTGATCCAGGTCCACCCGTTGTTTCACCATGTTAACGGCATCGGCCAGGATTTGCTCGTCTATCTCCTTGCGCTTGCGGTTCTCCTGGTCCAGGGTCCGGGCGATGGCAAAGGCCTCGTCCTGATTCTCGGTGATCAACAGCCTTAGGGCCGAATCGGCCTCGCCGATCCTGCCGGCCGCATTGATCCGGGGGGCCAGCATGAACACGATCTGGCCGGAATCCAGAGGCTTCCCGGTGAGGCTGGTCACCTCCAGCAGGGCTCTGATGCCGGGTTTGCTGCTGCTGCGGATCTTCTCCAGCCCGTATTTTGCCAGCACCCGGTTCTCGCCGGTCAGCGGAACAATGTCGGCCAAAGTTCCCAGAGCCACCAAATCCAAATTTTCCTGCAGCTGGGCTTCGTCCAGGCCCAAGTGCCGGTATAGCCCCTGAAGCATCTTATAGGCCACCCCCACCCCGGCCAGCTCCTGGAACTGATAATTACAGTCGGTCCGTTTGGGATCCAGCACCGCCACCGCAGCGGGCAGGCTTTCCTTGGGTTCATGGTGATCGGTTATTATGCATTCTATGCCCAGCGACCGGGCCAGCTCGACCTCCTTATGGGCGGTTATGCCGCAGTCCACCGAGACTATCAATTTGACTCCGCGTTTCTGGGCTTCCTCGACGCCGCTGGAAGAAATGCCGTATCCCTCTTTGGCCCGGTTGGGAAGATACCAGGTGACATCGCCCCCCAGGTATGACAGGGAGCGCCATAACAATGCCGTCCCGGTGATGCCGTCGACATCGTAATCGCCGTAGATCATGATCCTCTCTTTTTCCCGGAGGGCCTTTTCCAGGCGGACAACGATGACGTCCATGCCTTTCATGGTAAAGGGATCATGACAATCGCTCATCTGGGGGTCCAGGAACAGCCGGGCCTCATCGGCGTTTTTTATCCCCCGGACCAGCAACAGCCGGGCCACCAGGGGAGTTACCTCCAACGAGACCGCCAGTTCCTTAACCAATTGTTCGTCCCCGCCATCGGGGAATATCCATTTTCTTTCCATATACATTTTTTGTTTTTACTTAAAAAGGGAC
This sequence is a window from Candidatus Edwardsbacteria bacterium. Protein-coding genes within it:
- the recJ gene encoding single-stranded-DNA-specific exonuclease RecJ, which codes for MERKWIFPDGGDEQLVKELAVSLEVTPLVARLLLVRGIKNADEARLFLDPQMSDCHDPFTMKGMDVIVVRLEKALREKERIMIYGDYDVDGITGTALLWRSLSYLGGDVTWYLPNRAKEGYGISSSGVEEAQKRGVKLIVSVDCGITAHKEVELARSLGIECIITDHHEPKESLPAAVAVLDPKRTDCNYQFQELAGVGVAYKMLQGLYRHLGLDEAQLQENLDLVALGTLADIVPLTGENRVLAKYGLEKIRSSSKPGIRALLEVTSLTGKPLDSGQIVFMLAPRINAAGRIGEADSALRLLITENQDEAFAIARTLDQENRKRKEIDEQILADAVNMVKQRVDLDQEMVIVLESENWHQGVIGIVASRLVEQFYRPTILIAVDGEKGKGSARSIAAFHLHEALKGCQEHLLSFGGHKYAAGMSIAAAKIPEFRQKMNQIAKQTLTSDDLMPTQALDALVDLDEMDFNTVRSFAKFAPFGPGNRHPVLASQQLRVVGSPYIVGKNHLKFKVKQKQRVFDAIGFSFGDLLDEVEDPDATLDMAFVLEENEWQGQKKLQLRLKDIKVR